The sequence CTTGAATATTACCGCCTGATGGTGAAAACAAGAATGCAACATACGTCAAGGATGTTGCAGAAAGATACCCCCATGGAGCGTAAAGCACTGGTAGAGCGCATGGAAAACAAAGCCCGCCAGTTTTATATCAGCCAGATCAACGGATTGCATAATTCCCCCGATCCGGTAAGGTTTAAAGTGCTGGACCCTTTGGCACCGCATGAACTGTACTATCTCTGTGTCCTGGGCGAAGATGAAATTTATACATCTAGTTACCGTGGTGTATTCAAGCGGATCATACAGAAACTAAAGGGAACCCCTACAGATAGTTTATTCATGACCATGAACTTCGACTATTTCCGGAAGTTTATCAAGATGGCGGCTGCCTATAATGAATTGGATACTTTGCTGAAGCTGATGCCCGATTCAAATGCCACAGTGCTGATGAAATCATTCATGTTTGGCCTTGAAAAAACCACCACTTTAAACACCGTGGAAGATGCTGTTGACGTAGCGGATGCCTATAGCAGTATTTTTGAAAAGAATAAAGCATTGGCCGGAAGGATGATGGAAGAAGCCCGCTGGAACTATGAACGTTGCCAGAAGAATGGCGATCCAAATGGCCAGAAAGTATATTTTATCGAAAAATCACTGTTTGAATCTGCTGATTCCACCAATAAAACGGATATCTCCAGGTTACTGGGTATCCCGCCTGTGTACCAGGTTCCTTATGATCGCCTGATTGACTCTGCCGGAAGAATTATCCAGCAGGTGTTATTCTATGGTGATGAAGACAAAGACGGCCAGAATTCCTACAGTAATTTCATGACCCTTTTCAAGAGCAAGGCAGACTGGGCGATCACCGATAATCCCGATTTTGTAACGATCAAGTCTACTAAAGGCAAGCCGGTGTGGATATTCGCGAACAAACCCTTGTATGGTGAGGATGATCCCGATACAAAAGCCCAGGCCAAACTGAAAGAGTATTTGGATAAAAACGGCCTGGAGCCAACGATCTATATCCACCGCGGGCACAGTTATCATGTGAAGTCTTCGCTCGAGCAAATCACACCTTCCGCAAGAATCGTGATCCTGGGTTCCTGTGGCGGCTATAATAACCTCAATGAAGTACTAAGTATAAGTGCAGATGCCCATATCATTTCATCCAAACAAATTGGTACACGTACGGTCAATGAGCCTATCTTAAATTCCATCAATACCAGTTTGCGGAGCGGCAAGGACATTGATTGGATCCCCATGTGGGGAGAATTGAGCAAACAATTTACCGGGGAAAGCAAGGAACGTTTCGATGATTATATACCACCGTACAAGAATTTGGGGGCAATTTTCATCAAGGCTTATCGGGGAGTAGAGCAAGAACAATAAGGCCCCTATCTTTGTGGGATGTCCTCTTCCACTGCGCCTAAAAAAATTTTTGATTTCAGTCTGCTTAACCGGGTTTTTTCCTTAGCCAAACCATACAGGAAAAAAGTAATCGGTTCTCTGGTGCTGGCAATACTATTAGCTGTGTTGTCCCCGGTGAGACCCTACCTTATCCAGATCACGGTGAACGAGTATATCCGTAACGGGCTCCTGGACTGGGTTGTGAGGATTACCCTGATACAGGTGGTTTTCCTGGTAATAGAAACTATTTTCCGCTTCCTTTTTACGTTTATTACATCCTGGATTGGTCAAACCGTGGTGAAAGACCTTCGGGTATCGGTATTTAATAAGGTGATCCACCTGAACCTTTCCCAATTTGATAAAACCCCCATTGGCACCCTTACCACCCGCACTATTAATGACATTGAATCGATCAATGATATTTTTTCAGATGGATTGATTCCCATCATTGCCGACCTTTTATCTATAGTCTCCATTTTATTCGTAATGTTCTGGGTAGATTGGAAGTTGGCCCTGATCAGCCTTGCCCCATTTCCAATCCTGATTATAGCGACTTATCTTTTTAAGGAAAGTGTTAACAGGTCTTTTATCAAGGTAAGGAATGCTGTGGCTGCATTGAATGCATTTGTTCAGGAGCATCTCACAGGCATGCAGGTGGTGCAGGCATTTGCGGCTGAGGGTAGGGAACACCGAAAGTTCAGGGCCATCAATAAGGATCACCGAAATGCAAATATCAAGGCTATTTTTGCGTATTCTGTCTTTTTTCCAGTTGTTGAGATTGTATTGGCGGTATCTACCGGTTTGCTGGTTTGGTGGGGAGCCACCCGTGCCATGCTCCTGCCCGAAGCCGAAGCAGCAGCCATGGCCGGCAAGATGATCGCTTTCATACTATACCTCAACTTACTTTTTCGGCCGCTCCGGTTCATCGCTGATAAATTTAATGTGTTACAGATGGGGATGGTAGCCAGTGAGCGGGTATTCAAGTTGATGGATAATGCTGATTTCATCCAGCTTGAGGGTAGCTTTAGTCCAGCAAAAGTAAAAGGCCGGATTGAATTTGACCATGTCTGGTTTGGGTATAATGACCACCAGTATGTACTAAAAGACCTGAATTTTGTAGTTGAACCGGGCGAAACCATTGCTCTGGTGGGACATACCGGCAGTGGCAAAACATCAATTATCAGTCTCCTGAACAGGTTATACCATATTAATAAGGGACAGATCAGGATCGACGGCGTATCCCTTGAGGAATTTAAGTTGGATGCGTTGAGGAGGCAAACCGGTGTTGTATTACAGGATGTCTTTTTATTTTCAGGGTCTGTACTGGATAACATTACCCTGCGAAACCCGGAAATCAGCCGTAAACAAGTAGAACGGGCTGCGCAACTTATTGGAATGCATCAATTTATAGAGCAACTACCCGGAGGGTACGACTATAATGTGATGGAAAGGGGCAGTACACTTTCACTGGGACAAAGGCAGTTGTTGTCTTTTATAAGGGCGCTCCTGTATGATCCTTCTATTTTAATCCTGGATGAAGCAACTTCGAGTGTAGATACTGAAAGTGAACAACTTATACAACATGCCATTGAGGCACTGATCTCAGGAAGAACTGCCATTGTGATTGCCCACCGGCTCAGTACGATCCGGCGGGCCGACAAAATCATTGTACTTGAAAAGGGAGAGATCCGTGAAATCGGCAATCATGAAGACCTGATGGAAAGAGAGGGGTATTATTATTCCCTTTACCAAAGTCAGTTTGAAGAAGCCGGTAAGGGAGAGCGGTAGGGGTTAACGGCGAACTGTTCGCCTTTCCTTTTTTGCTTTCCGAATTTTTATTATTTCCCTGATTCCTTCCTATCTTTGCGCAAAATTTACAACCAGCATGGCAAGAATTTCCTTCAAATCTACACTAGTAGCGGTTTTCAGCTTGGTTTTAATAGTATCTGGTGGTGCTGCATTCGCTAATGATGGTGGTGATGGTGGCCATGGGGAAGCCCCAAAGGAAGAATTCAATGCCGGCGAGTCCATTTTGCACCATATTGCTGACTCCCATGAGTGGCATTTTTTCAGTGTAGGTGAAAAACATATCAGTATTCCTCTGCCTGTTATTGTATATTCTCCGCAGCGAGGTTTAAGTATATTCTCTTCGTCAAAATTCCACCATGGAGAAGAAATTCATGAAGGATATAAGCTGGAGCATGACCATGTAATTGCTGTAAATGAAGATGGAGCAGCCGATGAATCGGTAAAAGTGTATGATTTTTCCATGACCAAGAATGTGGTTCAGATGCTTTTGGCGGTAATCACGCTGATCTGGATCATGACGGCTATCGGGAAAAAATACAGTAAAGAAGGTGCCGGAAAAGCCCCAAGTGGTTTGCAAAATGCAATTGAACCTGTGATCACATTTGTAAGGGATGATGTTGCAAGACCAAACCTGGGACATAAGTATAAGAAATACCTGCCATACCTATTGACTGTATTCTTCTTTATCTTGATTAACAATATCTTCGGGCTCTTGCCGGGTGCTGCGAATGTAACTGGCAATATTGCCTTTACGGCCCTGCTGGCACTGATCTCCTGGATTGTGATCATGTTCAGCACCAATGGTCATTTCTGGGGCCACATTTTCTGGCCTCCCAACGTGCCCCTTCCTGTTAAGATCATCCTCATCCCTGTTGAACTGATGGGTGTGTTCATTAAACCAGTAGCGCTTATGATTCGTCTTTTCGCGAATATGACCGCAGGTCACATTGTAATATTGAGCTTCGTATCGCTGATCTTCATATTTGGCCAAATGAGTACTGCTGTAGGATGGGCTTTTTCACCTGTTTCCATTGCCTTCTCTGTATTTATTTACCTGATTGAAATCCTGGTTGCATTTATTCAGGCTTTCATTTTCACTACATTGACAGCTGTTTTTATAGGCCAGGCATTTGAAGGCGAGCATCATCATGAAGAAGGCGCTGCACATGGTGAAGCTGCAGCCCATTAAATAGTAATTAAAGACTTTTTATACACATCTAAACACAAATTGTATGTCAATCTTGAACATTCTGTTGGAAGTTGGAACTGCCCAGGCAGGTGGTGCAATTGGCGCTGGACTCGCAGCTATTGGTGCTGGTATTGGAATTGGCCAGATCGGTAGGGGCGCGGTTGAGTCTATTGCCCGTCAACCTGAAGCAGTAAACGACATCCGTGGTAACATGATCCTGACTGCAGCGTTCATCGAAGGTGTTGCCCTTTTCGCTGTAATCGCAGGTCTGTTGGCTGTATTGGCTAAATAAGCCTGAATGAAGTGCTGCATCCGGAGCAAAGGGCCGAGGGTGCAGCATCTTAATGACCTGTATGATGGTGTATTGAATAGACTATTCACTTAATAAGAGATAATTATGGAATTATTACTGCCTGCCTTAGGGTATTTTGTCTGGACTTTAGTTGCTTTCCTGATCGTGTTTTTTATCCTTAAAAAATTTGCCTGGAAGCCCATCCTGTCCACACTGAACGAGCGCGAGAAAAATATTGCTGATTCTATTGCTACTGCCGATCGCGTAAAAGTTGAAATGGCGCAGATGAAAAATGAGAACGAAGCCATGATGCAGAAAGCCCGTGAAGAACGTGCTGTGATGCTGAAAGAGGCGAAGGAAATTAAGGACAAAATTGTAAGTGAAGCTAAGGAGCAGGCTAAACTGGAAGCCAATAAAATCCTGGTTGACGCCCAGGCCTCAATTGAGCAGCAAAAAAATGCCGCCCTCACAGATGTTAAGAACAGTATCGGTAATATGGTCATCGAGGTAACTGAAAAAGTGATCCGTCGCGAACTGGCCGGTAAATCAGAGCAGGAGGCCTATATCAGGAACCTGGCAGATGAACTGACCAATGGCAGAAAGAATTAATTGAATCAACCAGAACCCCAAACAGATGCGCAATTCACGTGTTGCAAACCGATACTCGAAAGCCCTCATGGATCTTGCTGTAGAAACCAAACAGGTTGAGGCAGTAAAGAAAGACATTGAGAATATCAGGCTGGCCACCACGGGTGAACTAAACCAGGTATTATTGTCGCCCATAATCCGTCACGAAAAAAAGGTGCAAATATTTTCTGCCATATTCAGCGGGAAGATCACCCGGTTGACCGAATCATTTTTCAACCTGGTCTTTGCCAAGGGCAGGGAGGTTGTTTTACGGGAAATCCTGGTAGAATTCGATAATGAATACCGTCGGATGAAAGGGATTAAGGTACTGGAGTTGACCACTGCCATACCTGTTTCTGAATCTTTAAAAGCTGACCTCAAGCAAAAATTTGAGGCTTTGCCACGTTACAAGGGTATTCAAATGGAAATAGAAGAAACTGTGGATGAAAAAATTCTGGGGGGCTTCCTGGCCCAGATCGATGACCAGTTATTCGATGCCAGTATAAGGCATGACCTGGCCGTAATCAAAAAACAATTTGTAGAGAACATGTATGTTCAGAAAATCAGATAAGTTAACATTGAAAACGTATAAATAATCAATCATGGTAAGTATTAAACCAGATGAAATATCAGCGATTTTGCGCCAACAGCTGAGCAACTTCGATAATTCAGTTGAACTGGAAGAAGTAGGCACGGTATTGCAGGTGGGGGATGGTATTGCCCGTGTTTACGGACTGAACAATGTTCGTGCGGGTGAACTGGTGGAATTTGCCAATGGCGTTAAGGCCATTGCATTGAACCTTGAAGAAGACAATGTGGGTGTGGTATTGATGGGTGAGTCTTCTGAGATTAAAGAAGGAGATAAAGTACGCCGTACGGGTAATATCGCCTCTATTAAAGTGGGAGAGGGACTCGTTGGCCGTGTGATCAATATGCTGGGTGATCCGATCGATGGTAAAGGACCGATCACGGGTGAACTGTATGAAATGCCGCTTGAGCGTAAAGCGCCTGGGGTTATCTTCCGTGAGCCGGTAAAAGAGCCATTGCAAACGGGTATTAAATCTATAGATGCCATGATTCCTGTTGGTCGTGGGCAGCGTGAGTTGATCATCGGTGACCGCCAGACTGGTAAGACTGCGATCGCGATTGATACCATCATTAACCAAAAAGAATTTTACAAAGCCGGAAAGCCGGTGTATTGCATTTATGTGGCAATTGGTCAGAAAGCCTCCACCATTGCCGGCGTTATGAAGACTCTGGAAGAAAATGGTGCAATGGAGTTTACCACTATCGTTGCAGCATCTGCGTCAGATCCTGCCCCACAGCAATTCTACGCACCATTTGCCGGAGCTGCAATTGGTGAATTCTTCCGTGATACCGGACGTCCGGCCCTAATCATTTATGATGACCTAAGTAAACAAGCAGTTGCTTATCGTGAGGTCTCCTTGTTGTTGCGTCGTCCACCAGGCCGTGAAGCTTATCCTGGCGATGTATTCTACCTGCATAGCCGTTTGTTGGAGCGTGCTGCGAAAGTGATCAGTAAAGATGAGGTAGCGCGTAACATGAATGACTTACCTGCCAGTATCAAACACCTTGTAAAAGGTGGTGGTTCCTTAACGGCGTTACCAATTATCGAAACTCAGGCTGGTGACGTATCGGCGTATATCCCAACTAACGTAATCTCCATTACCGATGGCCAGATCTTCCTGGAAGGCAACCTTTTTAACGCAGGTATTCGTCCGGCGATCAACGTTGGAATTTCTGTTAGCCGTGTGGGGGGTAATGCTCAGATCAAATCGATGAAAAAGGTTGCTGGAACCCTTAAACTGGACCAGGCCCTGTACCGTGAGATGGAAGCATTCTCCAAATTTGGTGGCGACCTTGATGCGGCTACTAAAATGGTATTGGATAAGGGCGCCCGTAACGTAGAAATCCTGAAACAACCACAATATTCTCCTTTTTCTGTAGAAAAGCAGGTTGCGATCATTTACCTGGGAACACAGGGTTTGCTTCGTGATGTTCCTGTAAATAAGGTGAAGGAATTCGAAGAACTGTTTTTGCTTGATATGGAAAACAAACTCCCTAACGTACTTGCAGAATTCAAGAAAGGGAACCTTCCAGAAGATGGCATCCAGAAAATGGTCGAACTGGCAAAAGTTCTGATGGCACAGTATAAAAAGTAAGCTGGAAGCAGTGAGCAGTTGATTGCTCGTTGAATAAAATATCAACAGGCGCCGGGTTATTTGCCCGGCGCTTTTTTTGGGTTATTGCTCTGTTTCCTTCTTCCTGCTCATGGCTTTCTCTTTCAACCATTCGTCGAAAAAAGTGAATGGCCTCTTGCAAGTACCAGAAAAGCGTGTAATCTTTGTTCTGCTACTGAAAACAATCCACATCTCCTCCTGATTACCGTCTTGCAATCCTCAGTTCTATTTGTTCCTAATTCCTTTGAATGACATACTGATCGTATTCCAATATCTATAGTTACCCTTAGAGTTCGTTACCCAAACTATAGATCATGAAACAATTGTACCCACAATCAATTACTAAAGTATTGCCTAAACTAATCAAGGCAATCTGTTTATCTGCTACTACTTTTATTGCCCTGAGCGCTTCAGCTCAATCCTTGAATTTCAGTACATACAAGTTAATCAATGGTGGAGAAGGCCAGAAAGGTGCTGAATATCGTTTTGACAACGTGTTAAGCGATGCAAATGGCAACTCAATTGCTGATTGCATCGTGCGGATTGATGAGATTTCTGCCGGTGTGCAGCTGAAAAGCATTGATAATGATAAGAATAATGACGTCGCATTTCAACCCGTGATCGAGCACATGAATACTATCGGGCCATCATGGATTCAATTTAATTTCTCATTTGTTCCTCATTCCGGTAATAGGAATGCAGATGGAATGTTTGAATTGCCTTTGCTGGCTGCTTCTATATATGGATTGAATGGATTTGATAAAGCACAGGAATTTGCTGAATGTGACCTGGGAATAAATAGCCAGATTATTTATGAAACTGAAATCAATAACCTGATGGTTACCCGCAATGGTAACTCATTCAGAGCCGAAAATAAATGGGGATTTCAAACCAATAAAATCACTTCCGGTATTTTCAATGAGAAATTTTCGTTGTTAAACCAGCAAGTGACCGGATTGAAAGTGAAATTTGGTGTGAACCGCAAAGCCCAAACCTGGTCTGGTGTAAGTACTTACAACCTGGCATTGAGTAAATCTGCACCAGATCTTACTGCTTCCCATCCGGCACCAGATCTTACAGCTGATGCTGATCACCAGAATAACTTTATATCTGTTGATAAGAATAACGTAAAAGTTTCTGGCAACTCAAATAATCGTACAACAGTGCCATCTGAACAACGTAGGCAAATTGAAATGCAAATATCTTCTAAAATTGTTATTGAGAAGTTGAGTATTCACCTGCCACAGGACTGGACTGGTAAGGAGGTTGTTTTTGAACTGTATAATGATAATGGTGAAATCATCCAAAAAGTAATTGAACATAAAAGTTCAATAATTGAAATACTCGATATGAAGCCTTTAGCTGCCGGTAGTTATGTGATCATGGCGAGTTGTGGAAAAGAATTTGCTATGCAATATGTTATCCATACGGAACAATTGTAAGAGCGCATTATGGCACTGATTTTTAAAAAATTAAGGAGACAGGCCAAACGAAACACTCCGCACATTCCAATCCATAATTATGAAAATCGGTGCTATGATGTTCAAACCATAAACTTCACAAGTCACAGATCATCGATTTAATCCGGAGACGAATTATTCAGAAATGAATTTAATAAGATATTAATTTTTTAGTTTAAAGGGTACGATCAACAAGGCCTGGCTATTCTTAGCCGGGCATTTTTTTGCACAAAATATTTGGTTTATGTAATAAACAAGTTTACATTTGATTAAAATGGTGTTGTGAGAGGCCTTATCCTTTTAATATATATACTGTTTGGGACGGATCAAATGTTTGCGCAGTCCATCGTTTCTGGCAAGATCAGAGATAACCGTGGGAAATCTGTGCCAGGTGCCAGTATATCCATAAGGGATAGTTATGACGGTGCCACCTCTGATTCTTCTGGTAAGTTCAGGTTTAGTACTGGAGAAAAGGGAGAAAAAATGCTGGTGATCACCTCAATCGGGTATAATCCGCTGGAAAAATCCATAACCCTTTCGGACAATCAGATTGACCTTGACCTGCAACTCAGGGAGTCGCCAAATGAGTTAAAAGCCGTGGTGGTAACTGCCGGAAGTTTTGAAGCCAGTGATTCTAAAAGGACCACAGTGTTGAATTCCATTGACATTGTTACAACGGCTTCAGCAAATGCGGATGTGACCGGCGCGATCCGTACTTTACCAGGAACCCAGCAGGTTGGCGAAAAGGAAGGCCTTTTTATCAGAGGTGGTAGTGGCGAGGAAGCGCGTGTTTTCATAGATGGTACCCTGGTCAATAATTTCTTTTATTCTTCTGTTCCGGATATCGCCCAGAGAGGGCGGTTTTCACCCTTCCTGTTTAAAGGCACTATTTTCAGTTCGGGTGGTTACTCCGCCTTATATGGCCAGGCATTATCCGGTGCTTTGATACTGGAGACCATTGATTTACCTGAAAGAAGTTCTGCAAACCTGGGACTTAGTACAGTTGGCCTCAGTGCGGGGTACCAGGAACTCAATAAAAAGAAATCATCCAGTTGGGGCGTAAACTATTCCTATAATAATCTGCTACCTTATTTTGCACTTGTAAAGCAGCGGGTAGATTATTTTAAGGTGCCGGTTTACCACTATGCTGATGCAAATTTCAGGGTCAAAACATCCAAGACTGGAATGCTGAAATTCTATGCCACATTCCAGGCAAACCAATTGGGTTTGCGCAGTGCCGATATAGATTCTGCTTTATTGAAGAATGCGTTTTCGTTGAGGAACCATAACATATATGGTAATCTTTCCTGGAAAGAAAGGCTGGGCAAACATTGGAAATTATATGCAGGCGGTTCATACAGTAATAACCATGACCAGCTGGGCAACGAACTGCAGAACCAGGAAGACCAGGCAGTGGTGATTAATTACCTGCCCTATTCAGCAAAAAACTACAAAGGTGATATTTCGGCTAGCCTTGCACAGGTTAAAACAGTAATGGAAAGGAACTTAGGTGGGATCAGCGCCATACGTTTTGGCGGGGAATACCTTTATTTCCAAGATGATATAAAATTTGATGACACTACCAGCAAGCATGTAATTCTGAATGACCATTTCAAAGCCGCATTTGCTGAAGCGGATATTTACATCACCAACAATATTGCCGCAAAATTTGGAACAAGGCTCGAGCATTCTTCCCTGATCAATAAAACCAACATCGTTCCACGCATATCGCTTGCTTATAAGCTGGGCGAAAAAGGCCAGGTATCAATGGCCTATGGTATCTTTTACCAGAAGCCAGAACGCAATCAGCTGGCCATTACCCGGCAATTAAACTATACTAAAGCCACCCATTTTATTGCCAATTACCAGAAATTAAGTGCAACAAAGACTTTCAGGCTTGAAGCCTTTTACAAAAAATATGAAGACCTGGTCAAAGTATCACCTACCCTTAATAATAGCGGATATGGATATGCGAAGGGAATCGAATTGTTCTGGCGCGATAAGAAGACTTTTAAAGGTGTAGACTATTGGATATCCTATTCTTTCCTGGACACAAAGCGGGATTACCTCAACTACCCTTATTCCCTGCAGCCGAATTTTGCAGCTAACCATACCGCCTCATTGGTATTGAAGAAGTTTGTCACCAAATGGAAAACGCAGTTCAATGGATCTTATTCTTTCGCAACCGGCCGGCCTTATTATGACTTTCGGTATAACAATTCAGAGAATAAGTTTGACATAACCGATCAGGGAAAAACCATTTCATATAATA comes from Flavihumibacter fluvii and encodes:
- a CDS encoding TonB-dependent receptor; the encoded protein is MRGLILLIYILFGTDQMFAQSIVSGKIRDNRGKSVPGASISIRDSYDGATSDSSGKFRFSTGEKGEKMLVITSIGYNPLEKSITLSDNQIDLDLQLRESPNELKAVVVTAGSFEASDSKRTTVLNSIDIVTTASANADVTGAIRTLPGTQQVGEKEGLFIRGGSGEEARVFIDGTLVNNFFYSSVPDIAQRGRFSPFLFKGTIFSSGGYSALYGQALSGALILETIDLPERSSANLGLSTVGLSAGYQELNKKKSSSWGVNYSYNNLLPYFALVKQRVDYFKVPVYHYADANFRVKTSKTGMLKFYATFQANQLGLRSADIDSALLKNAFSLRNHNIYGNLSWKERLGKHWKLYAGGSYSNNHDQLGNELQNQEDQAVVINYLPYSAKNYKGDISASLAQVKTVMERNLGGISAIRFGGEYLYFQDDIKFDDTTSKHVILNDHFKAAFAEADIYITNNIAAKFGTRLEHSSLINKTNIVPRISLAYKLGEKGQVSMAYGIFYQKPERNQLAITRQLNYTKATHFIANYQKLSATKTFRLEAFYKKYEDLVKVSPTLNNSGYGYAKGIELFWRDKKTFKGVDYWISYSFLDTKRDYLNYPYSLQPNFAANHTASLVLKKFVTKWKTQFNGSYSFATGRPYYDFRYNNSENKFDITDQGKTISYNNLSLSVNYLPSVGKINPKRFTVWVFSVTNVLNQKQIFSYNYSYNGAYKKAVVPPANQFFFIGCFISFGVDRSDDIINNNL
- a CDS encoding ABC transporter ATP-binding protein; the encoded protein is MSSSTAPKKIFDFSLLNRVFSLAKPYRKKVIGSLVLAILLAVLSPVRPYLIQITVNEYIRNGLLDWVVRITLIQVVFLVIETIFRFLFTFITSWIGQTVVKDLRVSVFNKVIHLNLSQFDKTPIGTLTTRTINDIESINDIFSDGLIPIIADLLSIVSILFVMFWVDWKLALISLAPFPILIIATYLFKESVNRSFIKVRNAVAALNAFVQEHLTGMQVVQAFAAEGREHRKFRAINKDHRNANIKAIFAYSVFFPVVEIVLAVSTGLLVWWGATRAMLLPEAEAAAMAGKMIAFILYLNLLFRPLRFIADKFNVLQMGMVASERVFKLMDNADFIQLEGSFSPAKVKGRIEFDHVWFGYNDHQYVLKDLNFVVEPGETIALVGHTGSGKTSIISLLNRLYHINKGQIRIDGVSLEEFKLDALRRQTGVVLQDVFLFSGSVLDNITLRNPEISRKQVERAAQLIGMHQFIEQLPGGYDYNVMERGSTLSLGQRQLLSFIRALLYDPSILILDEATSSVDTESEQLIQHAIEALISGRTAIVIAHRLSTIRRADKIIVLEKGEIREIGNHEDLMEREGYYYSLYQSQFEEAGKGER
- the atpF gene encoding F0F1 ATP synthase subunit B → MELLLPALGYFVWTLVAFLIVFFILKKFAWKPILSTLNEREKNIADSIATADRVKVEMAQMKNENEAMMQKAREERAVMLKEAKEIKDKIVSEAKEQAKLEANKILVDAQASIEQQKNAALTDVKNSIGNMVIEVTEKVIRRELAGKSEQEAYIRNLADELTNGRKN
- the atpB gene encoding F0F1 ATP synthase subunit A — protein: MARISFKSTLVAVFSLVLIVSGGAAFANDGGDGGHGEAPKEEFNAGESILHHIADSHEWHFFSVGEKHISIPLPVIVYSPQRGLSIFSSSKFHHGEEIHEGYKLEHDHVIAVNEDGAADESVKVYDFSMTKNVVQMLLAVITLIWIMTAIGKKYSKEGAGKAPSGLQNAIEPVITFVRDDVARPNLGHKYKKYLPYLLTVFFFILINNIFGLLPGAANVTGNIAFTALLALISWIVIMFSTNGHFWGHIFWPPNVPLPVKIILIPVELMGVFIKPVALMIRLFANMTAGHIVILSFVSLIFIFGQMSTAVGWAFSPVSIAFSVFIYLIEILVAFIQAFIFTTLTAVFIGQAFEGEHHHEEGAAHGEAAAH
- the atpH gene encoding ATP synthase F1 subunit delta, whose product is MRNSRVANRYSKALMDLAVETKQVEAVKKDIENIRLATTGELNQVLLSPIIRHEKKVQIFSAIFSGKITRLTESFFNLVFAKGREVVLREILVEFDNEYRRMKGIKVLELTTAIPVSESLKADLKQKFEALPRYKGIQMEIEETVDEKILGGFLAQIDDQLFDASIRHDLAVIKKQFVENMYVQKIR
- the atpE gene encoding ATP synthase F0 subunit C; amino-acid sequence: MSILNILLEVGTAQAGGAIGAGLAAIGAGIGIGQIGRGAVESIARQPEAVNDIRGNMILTAAFIEGVALFAVIAGLLAVLAK
- the atpA gene encoding F0F1 ATP synthase subunit alpha, which gives rise to MVSIKPDEISAILRQQLSNFDNSVELEEVGTVLQVGDGIARVYGLNNVRAGELVEFANGVKAIALNLEEDNVGVVLMGESSEIKEGDKVRRTGNIASIKVGEGLVGRVINMLGDPIDGKGPITGELYEMPLERKAPGVIFREPVKEPLQTGIKSIDAMIPVGRGQRELIIGDRQTGKTAIAIDTIINQKEFYKAGKPVYCIYVAIGQKASTIAGVMKTLEENGAMEFTTIVAASASDPAPQQFYAPFAGAAIGEFFRDTGRPALIIYDDLSKQAVAYREVSLLLRRPPGREAYPGDVFYLHSRLLERAAKVISKDEVARNMNDLPASIKHLVKGGGSLTALPIIETQAGDVSAYIPTNVISITDGQIFLEGNLFNAGIRPAINVGISVSRVGGNAQIKSMKKVAGTLKLDQALYREMEAFSKFGGDLDAATKMVLDKGARNVEILKQPQYSPFSVEKQVAIIYLGTQGLLRDVPVNKVKEFEELFLLDMENKLPNVLAEFKKGNLPEDGIQKMVELAKVLMAQYKK